Genomic DNA from Desulfonema ishimotonii:
GATATTGGGAAGGCCAGGGAACCGATTCATCCACACCTGCCATATCCGTGCCGTTGAAAACAACGCTGGGCGAACTGGTGTGGACCAGCCGTTCAACCCCCTGTTTCCGGCAGGCCTCAAGCACATTGCGTGTGCCCGTGACATTGGTGTCAAAATAATCGGCATATTTGCCCCAGACGCCCGGGCGGGCGGCAGTGTGAAACACCAGTTCCACCCCGTCACAGGCCTTTTCCACGGCAGCCGGATCGCTGAGATCGCCCCGGATCTGCGTCACGCCCAGCGCATCCAGATCGGAATAAGATCCCCGTGAAAAGGTGCGGACCGTCTCGCCCCGTTCCGCAAGCTGCCGGACAATGGCTCCGCCGAGAAAGCCGCCGCCGCCGGTCACCAGTATGCTTTTTTCCGCTATTTTCCGGCTGCCCACGCCCTCAGCTCCTCCCGGAATATTTTCGCATTATGCCGGATATCCACCGGAAACGCCTCGTGAAACAGGATGGTTTTAATATCTTCGATCATGGGGTTTTTGGCCGCCAGGTTGAGCAGTTCCTGCTTTACCGTCTCCTGATCCACCCCTTTCCCCCCGTCTTTCAGCTCAATGCACATCACCGGTTTCTGCCGGGCTGGCTTGCCGATACCGATCAGAGCGCTGCGAAATACGGCAGGATGCTGGTTGAAGACCGCCTCGCAGGGGATCGTGAACAGAGACCGGCTCTCGGTGACAACCCGGTGGCTCTTCCGGCCGCAGAACCATACCCGGCCCTTGTTATCGCGCCATCCCAGATCGCCCATCCGGTGCCAGATATCATCCCCCTCCCGGATCTTCGACAGGGCGTCGTCATGAGGGCGTTCAAAATACTGACGGGTGACAATATCGCCCTTTACCGTGATTTCGCCGATCTCCCCCTTCTCCACCACCAGGGCATCGGACCATTCTTCAATGGGATCATCCGTAATCCGGATAATGCGGACCGCAATTCCTTCGACGGGGTGGCCCACGCACATGCCATATCCCTGTTCGCTGAATTTGCGGGTTTCCGAGAGAATCTCCCGGCTGCCCACCGACATCACCGGCATGGCTTCGGTTGCGCCGTAAGGGGTATGGATCTCCGCGTGGTCCTCCAGCATCGTTGAAAATTGCTCGATATTGCCTGGCGATACGGGCGCACCCGCCGATATGACCCGTCTGAGGGTGGGCAGCCTGATCCCCTCGGCTTTGCCGTAACCGCCCACGCGGTTGAGCAGCGCAGGGGAGGCAAACATGTTGGTGACGCCCTGATTGTATATGGCTTCCAGTATTTTCTCCGGGTCAACCTCCGCAGGACGGGTCGGGTCCATGTCCGGGATCACCGCCGTCATGCCCAGTGCCGGGTCAAACAGGGAAAAAAGCGGAAATGTGGGAAGGTCCACCTCATCGGTTCCGATGTCAAAATGGCGCTGAATGTGGCGAACCTGCGCGTCAAACGTGCCGTGGGTGTAGACAACGCCCTTGGCCGGGCCGGTGCTGCCGGTCGTAAAGAGGATTGCCGCCGTCTCATCCGCCCGGGTCTCCGCCAGCGGATAGGTCTCCCAGGCTCCCCGGTAAAGGTGCTTCAGCGTGCAGCCGCTCCAGAACCAGCGGCGGCCCACCGTGACCCATGTGTTTACCGTTTTGAAAAAAGCAGGATAAACCAGGCGCATCAGATGGGCTTTGGGGATACCGATAAAAGCATCGGCCTTACTCTCCCGGAGACACTGCACCATGCGCCTGACGCCCATGCCCGGATCGACGATGACCGGAACGGCCCCGACCTTGAACATGGCAAAGGTCAGGACAAAAAATTCCAGACTGGGCCGGACCATCAGAATGGTGCGGACGCCCCGCCGGATGCCGATATTCTCAAGGCCGTGGGCCAGGCAGTCCGACTCCCTGTCGAGCTGCATAAAGGTGAGGTGCGTGTAGGCCACACGCCCGTTCTCATCCCATCCGGCAGGATAGACAACCGCCCGCTTATGGGGCTGAAGCGCTGCCATCCGCCTCAGCCGGTGGGCAATATTGACGACCTTCGGCTCTCCGTCTGTGGGTATTTCTTCTTTCTGATCTATTATATCATCCATAGGTGTTATCCTTTCAAACGGCGTGCGGAACAGGTATCCGGTGCGATTCTTACTACATCAGGCGGTGTTTTTTTTCAAGAATTCTTTCACCAGACCGATCACCCTGTCGGCTTTGTCTTCCAGAAGATAATGGCCCGCATCGGAAAAAAGATGGGCATCGGCATGGGGAAAGCGCCGCCGCCACTCGGCCAGATAGTCGGTGTCGAACACAAAATCATGTTGCCCCCAGC
This window encodes:
- a CDS encoding fatty acid CoA ligase family protein yields the protein MDDIIDQKEEIPTDGEPKVVNIAHRLRRMAALQPHKRAVVYPAGWDENGRVAYTHLTFMQLDRESDCLAHGLENIGIRRGVRTILMVRPSLEFFVLTFAMFKVGAVPVIVDPGMGVRRMVQCLRESKADAFIGIPKAHLMRLVYPAFFKTVNTWVTVGRRWFWSGCTLKHLYRGAWETYPLAETRADETAAILFTTGSTGPAKGVVYTHGTFDAQVRHIQRHFDIGTDEVDLPTFPLFSLFDPALGMTAVIPDMDPTRPAEVDPEKILEAIYNQGVTNMFASPALLNRVGGYGKAEGIRLPTLRRVISAGAPVSPGNIEQFSTMLEDHAEIHTPYGATEAMPVMSVGSREILSETRKFSEQGYGMCVGHPVEGIAVRIIRITDDPIEEWSDALVVEKGEIGEITVKGDIVTRQYFERPHDDALSKIREGDDIWHRMGDLGWRDNKGRVWFCGRKSHRVVTESRSLFTIPCEAVFNQHPAVFRSALIGIGKPARQKPVMCIELKDGGKGVDQETVKQELLNLAAKNPMIEDIKTILFHEAFPVDIRHNAKIFREELRAWAAGK